In a single window of the Caulobacter soli genome:
- the topA gene encoding type I DNA topoisomerase: MNVVVVESPAKAKTINKYLGSDYKVLASYGHIRDLPSKDGSVEPDNDFAMSWEVDGKATKRVSDIVDALKGADRLILATDPDREGEAISWHVLEVLQKKKAIKDKVVQRVTFNAITKSSVLEAMANPRDIDMELVEAYLARRALDYLVGFTLSPVLWRKLPGSRSAGRVQSVCLRLIVDRELEIERFKTQEYWTVEADVSAGAEPFLARLVKHENKKLTKFDLNNETSALAARAAVQKAVFKVAAVEKKPGKRSPAPPFTTSTLQQEASRKLGFSAQRTMQAAQKLYEGIDIGGETVGLITYMRTDGVSVEPEGIAEARSVIGNVYGASYVPETPRYYKAKAKNAQEAHEAIRPTSLSRNPGSLRLEPDLGRLYELIWKRMIASQMESARIERTTVDLESADGQTGMRATGQVVLFPGYLAVYEEGRDDEGDEDSARLPMIEEGAAAKVLDARADQHFTEPPPRYSEASLVKKMEELGIGRPSTYASVLTVLRDRDYVKMEKQRFVPEDKGRLVTAFLEQFFRRYVEYDFTAALEEQLDLVSDGKLDWKQFLRDFWKDFAAAVGEIAELRTTNVLDALNEALGPHIFPDKGDGSNPRACPTCGTGLLSLKTGKFGAFIGCSNYPECRFTRQLATSEGEGEAEAADKELGINPATGRAVWLKNGRFGPYVEELAAVDSGDKPKRSSLPKGWIAAAIDLEKALRLLSLPREVGAHPDDGKTITAGLGRFGPFVLHDGTYANLENPEDVFDIGLNRAVALLADKRAGGGRPQRGQAAALAELGNHPEDGKPIRVLSGRFGPYIKHGDTNANVPKGADPAALTLEEAIALIADRVAKGGGGKKPAKKAAAKKAPAKAPAKAKAAAATDGAAPAKKAPAKKPATKKPAAKKPAAKKAKAEA, translated from the coding sequence ATGAACGTCGTCGTCGTCGAGAGCCCGGCCAAGGCCAAGACCATCAACAAGTATCTCGGGTCCGACTACAAGGTTCTCGCCTCGTACGGTCACATCCGCGACTTGCCGTCCAAGGACGGGTCGGTCGAGCCCGACAACGACTTCGCCATGAGCTGGGAAGTTGACGGCAAGGCCACCAAGCGGGTGAGCGACATCGTCGACGCCCTGAAGGGGGCCGACCGCCTGATCCTGGCCACCGACCCCGACCGCGAAGGGGAAGCCATCAGCTGGCACGTGCTGGAAGTGCTGCAGAAGAAGAAGGCGATCAAGGACAAGGTCGTCCAGCGCGTCACCTTCAACGCCATCACCAAGTCGAGCGTGCTGGAGGCCATGGCCAATCCGCGCGACATCGACATGGAGCTGGTCGAGGCCTATCTCGCCCGCCGCGCCCTGGACTATCTGGTCGGCTTCACCCTCTCGCCCGTCCTGTGGCGCAAGCTGCCGGGCAGCCGCTCGGCCGGCCGCGTGCAGTCGGTCTGCCTGCGCCTGATCGTCGACCGCGAGTTGGAGATCGAGCGCTTTAAGACCCAGGAATACTGGACCGTCGAGGCCGACGTGTCGGCCGGCGCCGAGCCGTTCCTGGCCCGCCTGGTCAAGCACGAGAACAAGAAGCTCACCAAGTTCGACCTCAACAACGAGACCTCGGCCCTGGCCGCCCGCGCCGCCGTGCAGAAGGCGGTCTTCAAGGTCGCCGCCGTCGAGAAGAAGCCCGGCAAGCGCTCGCCCGCCCCGCCCTTCACCACCTCGACCCTGCAACAGGAAGCCTCGCGCAAACTGGGCTTCTCGGCCCAACGCACCATGCAGGCCGCGCAGAAGCTGTATGAAGGCATCGACATCGGCGGCGAGACCGTCGGTCTGATCACCTACATGCGGACCGACGGCGTGTCGGTCGAGCCGGAAGGCATCGCCGAGGCGCGCAGCGTGATCGGCAATGTCTACGGCGCCTCCTACGTCCCCGAGACCCCACGCTACTACAAGGCCAAGGCCAAGAACGCCCAGGAGGCCCACGAAGCCATCCGCCCGACCAGCCTGAGCCGCAACCCCGGCTCGCTGCGCCTGGAGCCGGATCTGGGCCGCCTGTACGAACTGATCTGGAAGCGGATGATCGCCTCCCAGATGGAGAGCGCCCGCATCGAGCGCACCACCGTCGACCTGGAAAGCGCCGACGGCCAGACCGGCATGCGCGCCACGGGTCAGGTCGTGCTGTTCCCCGGCTACCTGGCCGTCTACGAGGAAGGCCGCGACGACGAGGGCGACGAGGACAGCGCTCGCCTGCCGATGATCGAGGAAGGCGCCGCCGCCAAGGTGCTGGACGCCCGCGCCGATCAGCACTTCACCGAGCCGCCCCCGCGCTATTCGGAAGCCAGCCTGGTCAAGAAGATGGAAGAGCTGGGCATCGGCCGCCCCTCGACCTACGCCTCGGTCCTGACCGTGCTGCGCGACCGCGACTACGTGAAGATGGAGAAGCAGCGCTTCGTCCCCGAGGACAAGGGCCGCCTGGTCACCGCCTTCCTGGAGCAGTTCTTCCGCCGCTATGTCGAGTACGACTTCACCGCCGCGCTCGAAGAGCAGCTGGACCTGGTGTCGGACGGCAAGCTGGACTGGAAGCAGTTCCTGCGCGACTTCTGGAAGGACTTCGCGGCCGCCGTCGGCGAGATCGCCGAACTGCGCACCACCAATGTGCTCGACGCCCTGAACGAAGCCTTGGGCCCGCACATCTTCCCGGACAAGGGCGACGGGTCGAACCCGCGCGCCTGCCCGACCTGCGGCACCGGCCTGCTGTCGCTGAAGACCGGCAAGTTCGGGGCCTTCATCGGCTGTTCGAACTATCCCGAATGCCGCTTCACCCGCCAGCTGGCCACCAGCGAGGGCGAAGGTGAAGCCGAGGCCGCCGACAAGGAGCTGGGGATCAATCCGGCGACCGGTCGCGCGGTGTGGCTCAAGAACGGCCGCTTCGGACCCTATGTCGAGGAACTGGCGGCGGTCGACAGTGGCGACAAGCCCAAGCGCTCCAGCCTGCCCAAGGGCTGGATCGCGGCGGCGATCGACCTGGAAAAGGCCCTGCGCCTGCTATCCCTGCCCCGCGAGGTCGGCGCCCACCCCGATGACGGCAAGACCATCACCGCGGGCCTGGGTCGCTTCGGGCCGTTCGTGCTGCACGACGGCACCTACGCCAACCTCGAAAACCCCGAAGACGTCTTCGACATCGGCCTGAACCGCGCGGTGGCCCTGCTGGCCGACAAGCGGGCCGGCGGCGGGCGTCCGCAGCGTGGCCAGGCGGCCGCCCTGGCCGAGCTGGGCAACCACCCGGAGGACGGCAAGCCGATCCGCGTGCTGTCGGGCCGCTTTGGTCCCTACATCAAGCACGGCGACACCAACGCCAACGTGCCCAAGGGCGCCGACCCGGCGGCCCTGACTCTGGAAGAAGCCATCGCCCTGATCGCCGACCGTGTCGCCAAGGGCGGCGGCGGCAAGAAGCCGGCGAAGAAGGCGGCCGCCAAGAAGGCTCCTGCCAAGGCCCCCGCCAAGGCGAAGGCCGCCGCGGCGACCGATGGGGCGGCTCCGGCGAAAAAGGCTCCGGCCAAGAAACCGGCGACAAAGAAACCGGCGGCGAAAAAGCCCGCCGCAAAGAAG
- the dprA gene encoding DNA-processing protein DprA has translation MTTRGLSDGERLAWLRLARTETVGPVAFDHLLQRFGSAERALIALPDLARRAGRAAPLRPPPEDEILRELDSGDRLGARLICACEPDFPPRLAALDPPPPVLWALGRPELLSQPSLAIVGARIASAGGQRFARQLATELGRHGYVVVSGLARGVDGAAHEGALATGTVAVLGGGVSDIYPPEHAALHARIAGEGGCIVSESAPDRRAIAKDFPRRNRIISGLSLGVIVVEAELKSGSLITARLAAEQGRDVFAVPGSPLDPRAKGPNDLIRQGAILCEGVEDVLRSLSGQVHLRERERPYTAEDDGADIDHDALREEVARLLSPTPVSRDELVRATRAPTSAVMAALVELALAERAELLPGGMVAEA, from the coding sequence ATGACAACACGGGGCCTGTCGGACGGCGAGCGCCTGGCCTGGCTGAGGCTGGCGCGCACCGAAACGGTTGGCCCCGTCGCCTTCGACCATCTGCTCCAGCGGTTCGGCTCGGCCGAACGCGCCCTGATCGCCTTGCCCGACCTGGCCCGCCGCGCCGGCCGCGCCGCGCCTCTACGGCCACCGCCCGAAGACGAGATCCTGCGTGAACTGGACAGCGGCGACCGGCTCGGCGCGCGGCTGATCTGCGCCTGTGAACCGGACTTCCCGCCCCGCCTAGCCGCCCTGGACCCACCACCGCCGGTGCTCTGGGCCTTAGGCCGTCCCGAACTGCTGTCCCAGCCCAGCCTGGCCATCGTCGGGGCCCGCATCGCCTCGGCCGGCGGCCAGCGCTTCGCCCGCCAACTGGCGACCGAGCTGGGTCGGCACGGCTATGTGGTGGTGTCGGGCCTGGCGCGCGGCGTCGACGGCGCGGCCCACGAAGGCGCCCTGGCGACCGGCACGGTGGCGGTGCTGGGCGGCGGGGTGTCCGACATCTACCCGCCCGAGCACGCCGCCCTCCACGCCCGCATCGCCGGCGAGGGCGGCTGCATCGTCAGCGAAAGCGCGCCCGATCGCCGGGCCATCGCCAAGGACTTCCCCCGGCGCAACCGCATCATCTCGGGCCTGTCGCTGGGCGTGATCGTGGTCGAGGCCGAACTGAAGTCCGGTTCACTGATCACCGCCCGCCTGGCCGCCGAACAGGGGCGCGACGTGTTCGCGGTGCCCGGCTCGCCCCTCGATCCGCGCGCCAAGGGCCCCAACGACCTGATCCGCCAGGGCGCGATCCTCTGCGAAGGCGTCGAGGACGTGCTGCGTTCGCTGTCAGGCCAAGTCCACCTGCGCGAGCGCGAACGGCCCTACACGGCCGAGGACGACGGCGCCGACATCGACCACGACGCCCTGCGCGAGGAAGTGGCTCGCCTCCTCTCCCCCACGCCCGTCTCCCGCGACGAACTGGTCCGCGCCACCCGCGCTCCAACCTCGGCGGTGATGGCGGCCCTGGTGGAGCTGGCCCTGGCCGAGCGGGCCGAACTGCTACCGGGCGGGATGGTGGCGGAGGCCTAG
- the plsY gene encoding glycerol-3-phosphate 1-O-acyltransferase PlsY: protein MQDLAQAVYLTLGLTILGGYLLGSIPFGLIATRLGGAGDIRQIGSGNIGATNVLRSGRKDLAAITLIGDAGKGVVAVLLARWLTHGNPAIIALAGGAAFTGHLFPVWLKFKGGKGVATFYGVLLAACWPVGLLAAVTWLAVAAIFRISSLAALVAAAFAAPFALATDQPYPFLGLCLFMAVLIFIRHKDNIGRLLKGQEPRIGKKKTAEAPPPAA from the coding sequence GTGCAAGATCTCGCCCAAGCCGTCTACCTGACCCTCGGCCTCACGATCCTCGGCGGCTATCTGCTGGGGTCGATCCCGTTCGGCCTGATCGCCACGCGGCTGGGCGGGGCCGGCGACATCCGGCAGATCGGCTCGGGCAATATCGGCGCGACAAACGTGCTGCGTTCGGGTCGCAAGGACCTGGCGGCCATCACCCTGATCGGCGACGCCGGCAAGGGCGTGGTGGCGGTGCTGCTGGCCCGCTGGCTGACGCACGGCAATCCGGCGATCATCGCCCTGGCCGGCGGCGCGGCCTTCACGGGCCACCTGTTCCCCGTCTGGCTCAAGTTCAAGGGCGGCAAGGGCGTGGCCACCTTCTACGGCGTGCTGCTAGCGGCCTGCTGGCCGGTGGGCCTGCTGGCCGCCGTCACCTGGCTGGCCGTGGCGGCGATCTTCCGCATCAGCTCGCTGGCCGCCCTGGTCGCCGCCGCCTTCGCCGCGCCGTTCGCCCTGGCCACCGACCAGCCCTATCCGTTCCTGGGCCTGTGCCTGTTCATGGCGGTGCTGATCTTCATCCGTCACAAGGACAATATCGGCCGGCTGCTGAAGGGCCAGGAGCCCCGCATCGGCAAGAAGAAGACGGCTGAAGCGCCGCCGCCAGCCGCATGA
- the ppk2 gene encoding polyphosphate kinase 2 — MSFDGQTALGRIQQAIADDFDEELELEMDQRLENMLADLEDNPEREQLDRRVYFKELFRLQGELVKLQDWVQDQKLKVVVIFEGRDSAGKGGAIKRITQRLNPRVCRVAALPAPNERERTQWYFQRYTAHLPAGGEIVLFDRSWYNRAGVERVMGFCTDEECEEFYRSVPEFERMLVRSGIILIKYWFSITDEEQEFRFNMRIHDPLKQWKLSPMDVESRRNWEAYTKAKEIMLERTHISEAPWWVVEAVDKKRARLNCINHLLTQIPYGPVEHPAVQLPDRIRHEDYNRAPVPAEMFVPDVYGDIKG; from the coding sequence ATGAGCTTCGATGGCCAGACCGCCCTAGGGCGCATCCAACAGGCGATCGCCGACGACTTCGACGAAGAGCTGGAACTGGAGATGGACCAGCGGCTGGAAAACATGCTGGCCGATCTGGAGGACAATCCGGAACGCGAGCAGCTGGACCGCCGGGTCTATTTCAAGGAGCTGTTCCGCCTGCAGGGCGAACTGGTCAAGCTGCAGGACTGGGTGCAGGACCAGAAGCTGAAGGTGGTGGTGATCTTCGAAGGTCGCGACTCGGCCGGCAAGGGCGGGGCGATCAAGCGGATCACCCAGCGCCTGAACCCCCGCGTCTGCCGCGTGGCCGCGCTGCCGGCTCCCAACGAGCGCGAGCGCACCCAGTGGTACTTCCAGCGCTATACCGCGCACCTGCCGGCCGGCGGTGAAATCGTGCTGTTCGACCGCAGCTGGTACAATCGCGCCGGGGTCGAGCGGGTGATGGGCTTCTGCACGGACGAGGAGTGCGAGGAGTTCTATCGCTCGGTTCCGGAGTTCGAGCGGATGCTGGTGCGGTCGGGCATCATCCTGATCAAGTACTGGTTCTCGATCACCGACGAGGAGCAGGAATTCCGCTTCAACATGCGCATCCACGATCCGCTCAAGCAGTGGAAGCTGAGCCCGATGGACGTGGAATCCCGCCGCAACTGGGAGGCCTACACCAAGGCCAAGGAGATCATGCTGGAGCGCACCCACATCTCGGAAGCGCCGTGGTGGGTGGTCGAGGCCGTGGACAAGAAGCGCGCCCGGCTCAACTGCATCAACCACCTGCTGACCCAGATCCCGTACGGGCCGGTCGAACATCCGGCGGTGCAACTGCCCGACCGGATCCGCCACGAGGACTACAACCGCGCCCCGGTGCCGGCCGAGATGTTCGTTCCGGACGTTTATGGGGACATCAAGGGCTGA
- a CDS encoding inorganic phosphate transporter, translated as MTAIDAPALPPTTASGRPDLDKGLGTAGKLGMGAAVVTALLYVAWSVYSDATSAGVSAVAFLPFALLFIALLIALGFEFVNGFHDTANAVATVIYTNSLPANVAVVWSGFFNFLGVLLSTGAVAFGIVSLLPVELILQVGSSSGYAMVFSLLLAAIAWNLATWFFGIPSSSSHTLIGSIIGVGVANAMMHGRSGTAGVDWTKATDIGKALLLSPLIGFGVAALLFLAAKLLIRNKALYSEPTPGVAPPLWIRALLIFTCTGVSFAHGSNDGQKGMGLIMLILIGTVPTAYALNRAVPPAYTAQFETASTGAAGALAPHGAGSAPGVSPAAARVSVTRYIAEKTLAPDTVPAVAVLITDINRQVQDYGSLAQIPAAAVSNVRNDMYLASEGLKRIAKEPSLHLAAPEKKALDTYRGALDKGTRFIPTWVKVAVAFALGLGTMVGWKRIVITVGEKIGKTHMTYAQGASAELVAMGTIFAADNLGLPVSTTHVLSSGVAGTMAANGSGLQMSTLRNMLAAWVLTLPVSILLAGGLYFMLSHLF; from the coding sequence ATGACCGCGATCGACGCCCCCGCCCTGCCCCCAACCACCGCCTCGGGCCGACCCGACCTGGACAAGGGGTTAGGAACCGCCGGCAAGCTGGGCATGGGGGCGGCGGTCGTCACCGCCCTGCTCTACGTGGCCTGGAGCGTCTATTCCGACGCCACCTCGGCCGGGGTCAGCGCCGTCGCCTTCCTGCCGTTCGCCCTGCTGTTCATCGCCCTGCTGATCGCCCTGGGCTTCGAATTCGTGAACGGCTTCCACGACACCGCCAACGCCGTGGCCACGGTGATCTACACCAACTCGCTGCCCGCCAACGTGGCCGTGGTCTGGTCGGGCTTCTTCAATTTCCTGGGCGTGCTGTTGTCGACCGGCGCGGTGGCCTTCGGGATCGTCTCGCTGCTGCCGGTCGAGCTGATCCTGCAGGTCGGCTCCAGCTCGGGCTACGCCATGGTGTTCTCGCTGCTGCTGGCGGCGATCGCCTGGAACCTGGCGACCTGGTTCTTCGGCATTCCCTCGTCCAGCTCGCACACCCTGATCGGCTCGATCATCGGGGTCGGCGTGGCCAACGCCATGATGCACGGGCGCAGCGGCACGGCTGGCGTCGACTGGACCAAGGCCACCGACATCGGCAAGGCGCTGCTGCTGTCGCCGCTGATCGGCTTCGGCGTCGCGGCGCTGCTGTTCCTGGCCGCCAAGCTCCTGATCCGCAACAAGGCCCTCTACAGCGAGCCGACGCCGGGCGTCGCGCCGCCGCTGTGGATCCGCGCCCTGCTGATCTTCACCTGCACCGGCGTGTCGTTCGCCCACGGCTCCAACGACGGCCAGAAGGGCATGGGCCTGATCATGCTGATCCTGATCGGCACGGTGCCCACGGCCTATGCGCTGAACCGCGCCGTGCCGCCCGCCTACACCGCCCAGTTCGAGACCGCCTCGACCGGCGCCGCCGGGGCGCTGGCTCCGCACGGGGCCGGCTCGGCCCCGGGCGTGTCGCCCGCCGCCGCGCGCGTCTCGGTCACCCGCTACATCGCCGAAAAGACCCTGGCCCCCGACACCGTCCCGGCGGTCGCGGTGCTGATCACCGACATCAACCGCCAGGTCCAGGACTACGGCTCGCTGGCCCAGATCCCCGCCGCCGCCGTCAGCAACGTGCGCAACGACATGTACCTGGCGTCCGAGGGCCTCAAGCGCATCGCCAAGGAGCCCTCCCTGCACCTGGCCGCGCCCGAGAAGAAGGCGCTCGACACCTATCGCGGTGCCCTGGACAAGGGCACGCGCTTCATCCCCACCTGGGTCAAGGTGGCCGTCGCCTTCGCCCTGGGGCTGGGCACCATGGTCGGCTGGAAGCGGATCGTGATCACCGTCGGCGAGAAGATCGGCAAGACCCACATGACCTACGCCCAGGGGGCCTCGGCCGAGCTGGTGGCCATGGGCACGATCTTCGCCGCCGACAATCTAGGCCTGCCGGTGTCGACCACCCACGTCCTGTCGTCGGGGGTGGCGGGAACCATGGCCGCCAATGGCTCGGGCCTGCAGATGTCGACCCTGCGCAACATGCTGGCCGCCTGGGTGCTGACCCTGCCGGTGTCGATCCTGCTGGCGGGCGGGCTCTATTTCATGCTGTCGCACCTGTTCTAG
- the pyrC gene encoding dihydroorotase, translating to MNNAPPLALINARLVDPESGYDGPGGVIVSEGVISDVAKGREFAKLTKDVRVIDCGGAMLAPGLIDLRVKTGEPGAETKETLASAARAAAAGGVTSFVVQPDTDPAVDDPSVVDFILRRSRDIDSARILCAGAATKGLAGEQMAEIGLMREAGCVYVTDADKPIVDSKVMQRILTYARGFDTLLAHRPMDPWLAKGGAATGGEFAGRMGLPSISPMAERIMLERDVALLEATGGRLLVDQVTSAQALETLARAKAKGLRIHASVSINHLSFNELDIGDYRSFAKVTPPLRGEDDRQALIEALASGLIDIVVSAHAPAPAEDKRLPFDEAAPGAVGLETLLPALLSLYHDERLPLVDLIRAVTLAPAALIGLQSGRIAPGAPADLVLCDLDAPLIIDAGKLLSKSKNSPFDGRRLQGQVLMTLVDGRVVHRAEG from the coding sequence ATGAACAATGCGCCCCCTCTTGCCCTGATCAACGCCCGTCTGGTCGACCCCGAGAGCGGCTATGACGGCCCTGGCGGCGTCATCGTCTCCGAAGGCGTGATCTCCGATGTCGCCAAGGGCCGCGAGTTCGCCAAGCTGACCAAGGACGTCCGCGTCATCGACTGCGGCGGCGCCATGCTGGCTCCCGGCCTGATCGACCTGCGGGTCAAGACCGGCGAGCCCGGCGCCGAGACCAAGGAAACCCTGGCCAGCGCCGCGCGGGCCGCGGCGGCCGGCGGGGTGACCAGCTTCGTCGTCCAGCCCGACACCGACCCGGCGGTCGACGACCCCAGCGTGGTCGACTTCATCCTGCGCCGCTCGCGCGACATCGACAGCGCCCGCATCCTGTGCGCCGGCGCGGCGACCAAGGGGCTGGCGGGCGAACAGATGGCCGAGATCGGCCTGATGCGCGAGGCCGGCTGCGTCTACGTGACCGACGCCGACAAGCCGATCGTCGACAGCAAGGTGATGCAGCGCATCCTGACCTATGCGCGCGGCTTCGACACCCTGCTGGCCCACCGGCCGATGGACCCTTGGCTGGCCAAGGGCGGCGCGGCGACCGGCGGCGAGTTCGCCGGCCGCATGGGCCTGCCCTCGATCTCGCCGATGGCCGAGCGGATCATGCTGGAGCGCGACGTGGCGCTCCTGGAAGCCACCGGCGGCCGCCTGCTGGTCGACCAGGTCACTAGCGCCCAGGCGCTGGAGACCCTGGCCCGCGCCAAGGCCAAGGGCCTGCGCATCCACGCCTCGGTGTCGATCAACCACCTGTCGTTCAACGAACTGGACATCGGCGACTATCGCAGCTTCGCCAAGGTCACCCCGCCCCTGCGCGGCGAGGACGACCGCCAGGCCCTGATCGAGGCCCTGGCCTCGGGCCTGATCGACATCGTCGTCAGCGCCCACGCCCCGGCCCCGGCCGAGGACAAGCGCCTGCCGTTCGACGAGGCCGCACCCGGCGCTGTCGGCCTGGAAACCCTGCTGCCGGCATTGCTCTCGCTGTATCACGACGAGCGCCTGCCACTGGTCGACCTGATCCGCGCCGTCACCCTGGCCCCCGCCGCCCTGATCGGCCTGCAGTCGGGCCGTATCGCACCCGGCGCCCCGGCCGACCTGGTGCTGTGCGACCTGGACGCCCCGCTGATCATCGACGCCGGCAAGCTGCTGTCGAAGTCCAAGAACTCGCCGTTCGACGGACGCCGGCTACAGGGCCAGGTGCTGATGACGCTGGTCGACGGGCGCGTGGTGCACCGGGCGGAGGGGTAG
- a CDS encoding aspartate carbamoyltransferase catalytic subunit, translating to MTAKPPPHEPADPIETIRKRIFSFPRRHFLSAGDLNALQATDLLDLADAFVALNRQTTKSLDILKGRTLMNLFFENSTRTQSSFEIAGKRLGADVVNMSPRTSSITKGETLIDTAVTLNAMRPDLLVVRHASSGAASLLSQKVSGSVINAGDGQHEHPTQAVLDALSIRRAFGRVSGLTVAICGDVLHSRVARSNVALLHTLGASVRLVGPPTLMPAQAERWGVTVHHDMKAGIAGADVVMMLRLQLERMQGAFVPSTREYFRFYGLDREKLARAAPKAKVMHPGPMNRGVEIDSDVADDPEISLIQDQVEMGVAARMAVLASLAHRLEEHGK from the coding sequence ATGACGGCCAAACCCCCGCCCCATGAGCCCGCCGACCCGATCGAGACGATCCGCAAGCGCATCTTCTCGTTTCCCCGGCGCCATTTCCTGTCGGCCGGCGATCTGAACGCCCTCCAGGCGACCGATCTGCTGGACTTGGCCGACGCCTTCGTCGCCCTCAATCGCCAGACGACCAAGTCCCTCGACATCCTCAAGGGGCGGACGCTGATGAACCTGTTCTTCGAGAACAGCACCCGCACCCAGTCCAGCTTCGAGATCGCCGGCAAGCGCCTGGGCGCCGACGTCGTCAACATGAGCCCGCGCACCTCGTCGATCACCAAGGGCGAGACCCTGATCGACACCGCCGTCACCCTGAACGCCATGCGCCCCGACCTGCTGGTGGTGCGCCACGCATCGTCGGGCGCGGCCAGCCTGCTGAGCCAGAAGGTCAGCGGCAGCGTGATCAACGCCGGCGACGGCCAGCACGAGCATCCCACCCAGGCTGTGCTGGACGCCCTGTCGATCCGCCGCGCCTTCGGCCGGGTCTCGGGCCTGACCGTGGCGATCTGCGGCGACGTGCTGCACAGCCGCGTGGCCCGCTCCAACGTCGCCCTGCTGCACACCCTGGGCGCCAGCGTCCGGCTGGTGGGTCCGCCCACCCTGATGCCGGCCCAGGCCGAGCGCTGGGGCGTCACCGTCCATCACGACATGAAGGCCGGCATCGCCGGGGCCGACGTGGTGATGATGCTGCGCCTGCAGCTGGAGCGCATGCAGGGCGCGTTCGTGCCCTCGACCCGCGAATACTTCCGCTTCTACGGCCTGGACCGCGAGAAGCTGGCCCGCGCCGCGCCCAAGGCCAAGGTCATGCACCCCGGCCCGATGAACCGGGGCGTGGAGATCGACTCCGACGTCGCCGACGATCCCGAGATCAGCCTGATCCAGGACCAGGTCGAGATGGGCGTGGCCGCCCGCATGGCCGTGCTGGCCTCCCTTGCCCACCGGCTCGAGGAGCACGGCAAATGA
- the ruvX gene encoding Holliday junction resolvase RuvX — MPVLDITEFAAAIPDYLPIVGLDPGEKTIGVAVSDVTLTVASPLALIKKTKFSEDAEVLFKLMGSRKAAGIVIGLPMNMDGTEGVRCQSNRALGRNLLRLQPHLPITFWDERLSTAAVTRVLIDEHDVNRKRRAEVVDKMAAGWILQGALERIRGINEAAGKGF, encoded by the coding sequence ATGCCCGTTCTCGACATCACCGAATTCGCCGCCGCCATCCCCGACTACCTGCCGATCGTCGGCCTGGATCCGGGCGAAAAGACCATCGGCGTTGCCGTGTCCGACGTCACCCTGACCGTCGCCAGCCCGCTGGCCCTGATCAAGAAGACCAAGTTCAGCGAGGACGCCGAGGTGCTGTTCAAGCTGATGGGCAGCCGCAAGGCGGCCGGCATCGTCATCGGGCTGCCGATGAACATGGACGGCACCGAGGGCGTGCGCTGCCAGTCCAACCGCGCCCTGGGCCGCAACCTGCTGCGCCTGCAGCCCCACCTGCCGATCACCTTCTGGGACGAGCGCCTGTCGACGGCGGCGGTGACCCGGGTGCTGATCGACGAGCACGACGTCAACCGCAAGCGCCGCGCCGAGGTCGTCGACAAGATGGCCGCCGGCTGGATCCTGCAGGGCGCGCTGGAGCGGATCCGCGGGATCAACGAGGCGGCGGGCAAGGGTTTCTAA
- the gatC gene encoding Asp-tRNA(Asn)/Glu-tRNA(Gln) amidotransferase subunit GatC — translation MAIDAATVRKVARLARIATPEDRLEPLAQELNGIMTWIEQLAEVDTDGVEPLTSVVHAGLPLRDDVVTMGGDADVVTGNAPKSVGGFFVVPKVVE, via the coding sequence ATGGCCATTGACGCCGCCACCGTGCGGAAGGTCGCGCGGCTCGCGCGCATCGCCACCCCGGAAGATCGCCTGGAGCCCCTGGCCCAGGAGCTCAACGGCATCATGACGTGGATCGAGCAGCTGGCCGAGGTCGACACCGACGGCGTCGAGCCGCTGACCAGCGTCGTGCACGCCGGCCTGCCGCTGCGCGACGACGTGGTGACCATGGGCGGCGACGCGGACGTCGTCACCGGCAACGCCCCCAAGTCGGTGGGCGGCTTCTTCGTGGTCCCGAAGGTGGTTGAATAA